In Marixanthomonas ophiurae, one genomic interval encodes:
- the rluF gene encoding 23S rRNA pseudouridine(2604) synthase RluF — translation MTHHPDSVRINKAISDSGYCSRRQADMLIEKEKVTINDTLATLGDRVMPGDEVRVDGKLITENENLVYIVLNKPIGITCTTDKRVEGNVVDFINHKERIFHVGRLDKPSEGLLLMTNDGDIVNKILRAGNRHEKEYIVTVDRPLTNDFIKRMGNGIPILETVTKNCEVEKISRFVFRIVLVQGLNRQIRRMCEYLGFEVTALKRLRIMNIELGDLPVGEWRDLTKEELKGLQNSVEESKNVPQANRVQSTGGKRRRR, via the coding sequence ATGACACATCACCCAGATTCCGTACGGATAAATAAAGCCATTAGCGACAGTGGATACTGCTCTAGAAGACAAGCAGACATGTTAATTGAAAAAGAAAAAGTGACTATTAATGATACCTTGGCGACTTTGGGTGATCGTGTGATGCCGGGTGATGAAGTACGAGTTGATGGTAAACTTATTACCGAAAATGAAAACCTGGTCTATATTGTCCTTAATAAACCCATTGGTATTACCTGTACAACCGATAAACGGGTTGAAGGAAATGTAGTCGATTTTATAAACCACAAAGAGCGGATATTTCATGTGGGCAGACTTGATAAACCCAGTGAAGGGCTACTTTTGATGACCAATGACGGTGATATTGTAAATAAAATTTTACGTGCTGGAAACAGACACGAAAAAGAATATATTGTAACAGTGGATCGCCCCTTAACAAACGATTTTATTAAACGAATGGGCAATGGAATTCCTATTTTAGAAACGGTTACAAAAAACTGTGAAGTTGAAAAAATAAGTCGTTTTGTATTTCGAATTGTCTTAGTACAAGGTTTAAATCGACAAATTAGAAGAATGTGCGAATATTTAGGGTTTGAAGTAACGGCTTTAAAAAGATTACGCATTATGAATATTGAATTGGGAGATTTGCCTGTTGGCGAATGGAGGGACTTAACTAAGGAAGAATTGAAGGGGTTGCAAAATTCAGTTGAAGAATCTAAAAATGTACCTCAAGCTAATCGTGTTCAAAGTACAGGTGGAAAACGTAGAAGACGGTAG
- a CDS encoding DUF2254 domain-containing protein has protein sequence MKQFFIRIRTFYSTLQSKIAFYPSLISLAGFMFALAMIIAEKEGISRNLIEVFPLLVVEDGDTALSVLSTCIGGLISLMVFSFSMVMLLLSQASSNFSPRLLPGLISNKRHQIILGVYLGTIIYNIFTLFSIETSEEKFTLPGFSILLGVIFSIICLGAFIFFIHNISQSIQINNIMDGIYDQATKKLNSTINRENKTETKTIETFPDTGNWHSHTSPKSGYFQNIATQNIINICKEKDIKIYITVPKGLFVLKNIRVLKSDKKLDNETVNAIFSNLNFARGEYIQDNYVLAFKQITEIAVRAMSPGINDPGTAINSIDYLTELFALRMQKNDLGVFSEKGTAYIKMAVVHFDELLYQVMASLRTYCSQDPTVAQKLIWMLAYLKQQPSIEKAYMEAIDEELKVLLKVVSFDSEKDMKTIQKLADNILET, from the coding sequence ATGAAACAATTTTTTATACGAATCCGTACTTTTTACAGTACGTTACAAAGTAAAATAGCCTTTTACCCCTCTCTAATTTCTCTTGCAGGCTTCATGTTCGCTTTAGCAATGATTATTGCTGAAAAGGAAGGTATTTCAAGAAATCTTATAGAAGTATTTCCTCTTTTAGTAGTTGAAGACGGTGATACGGCTTTAAGTGTTTTGAGCACATGTATTGGAGGGCTTATATCGTTAATGGTGTTTAGCTTTTCAATGGTGATGCTATTGTTAAGTCAGGCTTCCAGTAATTTTTCACCCCGATTGCTTCCAGGTTTGATTTCAAACAAAAGACACCAAATAATTTTAGGGGTTTATTTGGGCACTATTATCTACAATATTTTTACACTCTTTAGTATTGAAACCAGCGAAGAGAAGTTTACACTCCCCGGATTTTCCATATTATTGGGCGTTATTTTTAGCATTATCTGCTTAGGTGCGTTTATCTTTTTTATTCACAATATCTCGCAAAGTATCCAGATTAATAATATCATGGATGGTATTTACGATCAGGCGACCAAAAAATTGAACAGTACTATAAATCGTGAAAACAAAACTGAAACTAAAACAATAGAGACATTTCCTGATACTGGAAATTGGCACAGCCATACCTCTCCGAAAAGTGGGTATTTTCAAAATATAGCAACTCAAAACATCATCAACATTTGTAAAGAAAAAGATATAAAGATCTATATTACGGTTCCAAAAGGGTTATTTGTACTAAAGAATATACGTGTTTTAAAATCCGATAAAAAACTGGATAACGAAACAGTTAATGCTATATTTTCTAATTTGAATTTTGCAAGAGGTGAATATATTCAAGATAATTATGTACTTGCTTTTAAACAAATTACTGAAATTGCTGTAAGGGCAATGTCACCTGGAATTAACGACCCAGGAACAGCTATAAATAGTATTGATTACCTCACCGAGTTGTTTGCACTTCGAATGCAGAAAAACGACTTGGGAGTTTTTTCAGAAAAAGGCACCGCTTATATTAAAATGGCTGTCGTACATTTTGACGAACTCTTGTATCAAGTAATGGCATCGTTGCGCACCTATTGTTCTCAAGACCCCACTGTTGCTCAAAAACTAATTTGGATGCTCGCATACTTAAAACAACAACCTTCTATAGAAAAAGCATATATGGAAGCTATTGACGAGGAGTTAAAAGTATTATTAAAAGTTGTTTCATTTGATTCTGAAAAAGACATGAAAACCATACAAAAGCTAGCAGATAATATCTTAGAAACTTAG
- the uvrB gene encoding excinuclease ABC subunit UvrB, with protein sequence MKFKVVSDFTPTGDQPEAIKSLVNGLNSDERYQTLLGVTGSGKTFTVANVVEEVQKPTLVLAHNKTLAAQLYAEFKNFFPNNAVEYFVSYYDYYQPEAFIPSSGTYIEKDLSINEEIEKLRLSTTSSLLSGRRDVIVVASVSCLYGIGNPVEFQKNVISLEQGQTLSRTKLLHRLVQSLYARTEAEFHNGNFRIKGDTVDVYPGYADDAFRIHFFGDEIEEIEAFDPKTNEVIEKYERLNIYPANMFVTSPDVLQGAIREIQDDLVKQIDYFKEIGKHLEAKRLEERTNFDLEMIRELGYCSGIENYSRYLDRRLPGTRPFCLLDYFPDDYLMIVDESHVSIPQVGAMYGGDRSRKENLVEYGFRLPAAMDNRPLKAEEFEALQNQVIYVSATPADYELEKTGGVYVEQVIRPTGLLDPPIEVRPSLNQIDDLLEEMQLRIEKDERVLVTTLTKRMAEELTKYLTRVQIRCRYIHSDVDTLERVEIMQDLRLGLFDVLVGVNLLREGLDLPEVSLVAILDADKEGFLRSKRSLTQTVGRAARHINGKAILYADKITKSMQGTIDETEYRREKQIAYNKEHNITPTAIKKSFENTLAKSKQEAYTFETADSLAAAEPEDEYLTKPQIEKKIRDTRKAMEKSAKELDFMMAAKLRDKIKVLQKSLEEV encoded by the coding sequence ATGAAGTTTAAAGTAGTATCAGATTTTACGCCTACTGGTGACCAACCGGAAGCGATAAAATCATTGGTGAACGGCCTTAATTCCGACGAAAGATATCAAACCCTACTCGGAGTTACAGGGAGTGGAAAAACCTTTACGGTAGCCAACGTTGTTGAAGAGGTACAGAAACCAACATTGGTATTGGCGCATAATAAAACGTTAGCCGCACAATTGTATGCTGAGTTTAAAAACTTCTTTCCGAATAATGCCGTAGAATATTTTGTTTCCTATTACGATTATTATCAACCGGAAGCGTTTATTCCCAGTAGTGGAACGTATATTGAAAAAGACCTTTCCATAAATGAAGAAATCGAAAAACTTCGATTAAGCACTACTTCCTCCCTACTCTCAGGACGGCGGGATGTGATTGTGGTTGCTTCGGTTTCTTGTTTGTATGGTATTGGTAACCCAGTGGAATTTCAGAAAAACGTAATCAGTTTAGAGCAAGGTCAGACGCTTTCGCGTACTAAACTCCTACATCGCTTGGTACAAAGTTTATACGCACGTACCGAAGCGGAGTTTCATAATGGAAATTTCAGAATTAAAGGTGATACCGTTGATGTGTATCCAGGATATGCTGATGATGCATTCAGAATTCACTTTTTTGGGGATGAAATTGAAGAAATTGAAGCTTTTGACCCGAAAACCAATGAAGTTATAGAAAAGTACGAACGCTTGAACATCTATCCAGCCAATATGTTCGTGACCTCTCCAGATGTATTGCAAGGAGCCATTCGTGAGATTCAAGATGACTTAGTAAAACAGATTGATTATTTTAAAGAAATTGGTAAGCACTTAGAAGCTAAGCGCCTAGAGGAACGTACTAATTTTGACCTTGAAATGATTCGCGAATTGGGTTATTGCAGCGGAATTGAAAACTATTCTCGATACTTGGATAGGCGTTTACCCGGTACTCGTCCTTTCTGCTTATTAGATTATTTCCCTGATGATTATTTAATGATTGTTGATGAAAGTCACGTTTCTATCCCACAAGTTGGAGCAATGTATGGCGGTGACCGTAGCCGAAAAGAGAATTTAGTTGAATATGGTTTCCGCTTACCGGCCGCTATGGACAACCGTCCTTTAAAAGCTGAAGAGTTTGAAGCGCTTCAAAACCAAGTGATTTACGTAAGTGCCACACCAGCCGATTATGAATTGGAAAAAACGGGGGGTGTGTATGTTGAACAAGTTATTAGACCAACTGGATTATTGGATCCACCTATTGAGGTTCGACCTAGTTTAAATCAGATTGATGATTTACTGGAAGAAATGCAATTGCGCATTGAAAAAGACGAACGTGTTTTGGTCACTACACTTACCAAGCGAATGGCAGAAGAGTTAACAAAATATCTAACACGTGTTCAAATACGATGTCGCTACATTCATAGTGATGTAGACACATTAGAACGTGTGGAGATTATGCAGGATTTACGTTTAGGATTATTTGATGTGTTAGTAGGTGTTAACTTATTAAGGGAAGGATTGGATTTACCAGAAGTATCTTTAGTAGCGATTCTGGATGCTGACAAAGAAGGTTTTTTACGAAGCAAGCGTTCATTAACCCAAACAGTAGGCCGTGCCGCAAGACATATTAATGGAAAAGCTATTTTGTATGCCGATAAAATCACCAAAAGTATGCAAGGCACGATTGATGAAACTGAATACCGCCGGGAAAAACAGATAGCATACAACAAAGAACACAACATTACCCCAACGGCTATTAAAAAATCGTTTGAAAACACCTTGGCAAAATCTAAACAAGAAGCCTATACTTTTGAAACAGCTGATAGTTTAGCTGCCGCAGAACCGGAAGACGAGTATTTGACCAAGCCTCAAATAGAAAAGAAAATACGTGACACACGTAAAGCGATGGAAAAGTCTGCAAAAGAGCTTGACTTTATGATGGCTGCCAAATTACGAGATAAAATTAAGGTGTTGCAAAAGTCCTTAGAGGAGGTTTAG
- a CDS encoding ABC transporter permease codes for MLRLLNIELQKLRYNRSAKVISIIYFVLITFIALIASIEFSLGSVNFRVADQGIFNFPFIWHFNTYVAAILKIFLAIVIVSMMSNEYSYRTLKQNLIDGLSKKEFVLSKFLTVIGFALISTLFVFIVSLILGLSFSDYTEIGIIFSDMEYLLAYFIKLVGFFALCLFLGVLVKRSAFAIGGLVVLWIIEKLIYGLLKWQFFKGTDIAENISQFFPLEAMSNLIKEPMTRLGAVQSAATQLGENFTKNYDVTFLNVAIVLVWTFLFVYWSYALLKKRDL; via the coding sequence ATGTTACGACTGCTCAATATAGAACTTCAAAAATTAAGATATAACCGTTCGGCGAAAGTAATTTCGATTATTTATTTCGTATTAATTACGTTTATAGCATTAATCGCTTCGATAGAATTTAGCTTAGGGAGTGTAAATTTCAGAGTTGCAGATCAAGGGATTTTCAACTTCCCTTTTATTTGGCATTTCAACACGTATGTAGCCGCCATTTTAAAAATATTTTTAGCCATTGTTATCGTTTCGATGATGAGCAATGAGTATAGTTACCGAACATTAAAACAAAACTTAATTGACGGTTTGAGTAAAAAGGAATTCGTTCTTTCAAAATTTTTAACCGTTATTGGTTTTGCGTTAATTTCGACATTGTTTGTTTTTATCGTTTCCTTGATTTTGGGACTCAGTTTTTCAGATTATACCGAAATCGGCATCATTTTCAGTGATATGGAATACTTACTGGCTTATTTTATCAAGCTGGTCGGTTTCTTTGCCCTTTGTCTCTTTTTGGGAGTTTTGGTAAAGCGGTCTGCTTTTGCCATCGGTGGGTTGGTGGTTTTGTGGATTATTGAAAAACTAATTTATGGCCTTTTAAAATGGCAGTTTTTTAAAGGAACCGATATTGCTGAAAACATTTCACAGTTTTTCCCTTTGGAAGCCATGAGTAACTTGATTAAAGAACCGATGACGCGTTTAGGAGCGGTACAGTCAGCTGCCACTCAATTAGGAGAGAACTTTACTAAAAACTATGATGTCACCTTTTTAAACGTTGCCATCGTATTAGTTTGGACATTCCTATTTGTATATTGGAGCTATGCTTTATTGAAAAAACGTGATTTATAA
- a CDS encoding GIY-YIG nuclease family protein, with translation MLYSYFVYIVTNTYRTTLYIGVTNNIQRRISQHYFDSQNGGKSFTGKYNCHYLVYYEGFESPKDAIAREKELKKWRREKKNKLITSFNPKWESLNNQVI, from the coding sequence ATGCTATACAGTTATTTTGTATATATAGTAACCAACACTTATAGGACAACCCTTTACATTGGAGTAACTAATAATATCCAGCGAAGAATATCTCAACATTATTTTGACAGTCAAAACGGTGGGAAGTCGTTTACAGGAAAATACAACTGCCACTATTTAGTATATTATGAAGGCTTTGAATCCCCAAAAGATGCAATTGCAAGAGAAAAAGAACTGAAAAAATGGCGACGGGAGAAGAAAAATAAATTGATCACAAGTTTTAATCCTAAATGGGAAAGTTTGAACAATCAAGTGATATGA
- a CDS encoding GH3 family domain-containing protein, producing MAVLGSIIKSAIDLRDNLVTEDSPVEAQHKVLKNLLEKAQNTSFGKYYGFKEILNSENIEKSFSKAIPFHDYNKMTTEWWCRVHDGFEDITWPGKPTYFAISSGTTGKTSKRIPVTDAMIEAIRNTGIKQVGALTNFDLPPDFFEKEIMMLGSSTDLEKRDEFKEGEISGISASNIPFWFRGYYKPGEEIAKIADWDERVQTIAERAHEWDIGALSGIPSWMELMIKKVIEHNNLDTIHDIWPNLQVYTSGGVAFQPYEKSFNKLLAHPITIIDTYLASEGFIAYQQRPDTTSMKLVTDNGIYFEFVPFKPEYVNKDGSITQEAPILNLSEVEKDTDYVLIMSSVSGAWRYLIGDTIAFTNLEKAEIIITGRTKFFLNVVGSQLSVNKMETALRELEQQFDIELPEFTIAAIKIDDEFYHHWYLGTTAKIEGDKLSEALDNALKEANKNYKVARGKALKGIKVTTVSPSVFHEWSAKNKKKGGQVKMEKVMDEEKFADWEEFVKAIQQ from the coding sequence ATGGCTGTTTTAGGCTCCATCATAAAAAGTGCGATTGATTTAAGGGATAATTTAGTTACCGAAGATTCTCCAGTAGAAGCACAACACAAGGTATTAAAAAACTTATTAGAAAAGGCTCAGAATACATCCTTTGGGAAATATTATGGATTTAAAGAAATATTAAATTCAGAAAATATTGAGAAGAGTTTTTCTAAAGCAATTCCTTTCCACGACTATAATAAAATGACTACCGAGTGGTGGTGTCGTGTTCATGATGGTTTTGAAGATATTACTTGGCCTGGAAAACCCACTTATTTTGCCATAAGCAGTGGTACTACTGGAAAAACCAGTAAACGAATACCCGTAACCGATGCTATGATTGAAGCCATTAGAAACACAGGTATTAAGCAAGTTGGGGCCTTGACCAATTTTGATTTACCACCCGATTTTTTTGAAAAAGAAATTATGATGTTGGGCAGCTCAACTGATTTGGAAAAACGAGATGAATTTAAAGAAGGTGAGATTAGTGGGATTAGCGCTAGTAACATTCCGTTTTGGTTCCGCGGATATTATAAACCAGGTGAAGAAATCGCTAAAATAGCTGATTGGGACGAACGCGTACAAACCATTGCCGAACGTGCTCACGAATGGGATATAGGCGCTTTAAGTGGTATTCCATCTTGGATGGAACTGATGATAAAAAAAGTAATAGAGCACAACAACTTAGATACTATCCATGATATTTGGCCTAATTTACAAGTATATACCAGTGGTGGCGTAGCGTTTCAACCATATGAGAAAAGTTTTAATAAACTGTTGGCGCATCCTATTACTATTATTGATACGTATTTAGCTTCGGAAGGATTTATTGCATACCAACAAAGGCCTGATACTACTTCGATGAAGCTGGTAACCGACAACGGAATTTATTTTGAATTCGTTCCTTTTAAACCAGAGTACGTAAATAAAGATGGTTCTATTACACAAGAGGCTCCAATTTTAAACCTTTCAGAAGTTGAAAAAGATACCGACTATGTGTTGATTATGAGTTCGGTTTCAGGTGCTTGGCGCTATTTAATTGGTGATACCATAGCATTTACAAATCTTGAAAAGGCTGAAATAATAATTACGGGTCGAACAAAATTCTTTTTGAATGTAGTTGGATCGCAACTTTCGGTGAATAAAATGGAAACAGCGCTTCGAGAATTAGAGCAGCAGTTTGACATAGAACTTCCGGAGTTTACTATTGCAGCGATAAAAATAGATGATGAGTTTTATCATCATTGGTATTTAGGAACCACAGCTAAAATAGAAGGAGATAAACTTTCCGAAGCACTTGATAATGCTTTAAAGGAAGCTAATAAAAATTATAAAGTTGCTCGTGGCAAGGCATTAAAAGGAATAAAAGTGACTACTGTTTCACCAAGTGTTTTTCATGAATGGAGCGCTAAGAATAAAAAGAAAGGCGGTCAAGTAAAAATGGAAAAAGTAATGGATGAAGAAAAGTTTGCTGACTGGGAAGAATTTGTAAAAGCTATTCAGCAGTAG
- a CDS encoding Hsp20/alpha crystallin family protein: MNLIKRNDNWLPSLLDELFTENRLDTPNYENFSIPAVNIQEKNTNFVVQLAVPGLSKENLSIEVEDDILKISADVASGNEDNKTEDKIKFTRKEFNYNGFKRSFTLPENVNVENVNASYENGVLEITLPKKEEEKVLKRMVEIS, encoded by the coding sequence ATGAATTTAATTAAAAGAAACGATAATTGGCTTCCATCTTTATTAGATGAGCTTTTTACAGAAAACAGATTAGATACTCCCAATTATGAAAACTTTAGCATTCCTGCTGTAAATATTCAGGAAAAAAACACGAATTTTGTAGTTCAATTGGCTGTACCTGGCTTAAGTAAAGAAAATTTAAGTATAGAGGTCGAAGATGACATACTGAAAATTTCTGCCGATGTTGCTTCAGGAAATGAAGATAACAAAACAGAAGACAAAATAAAATTTACTCGCAAAGAGTTTAATTACAATGGTTTCAAAAGATCTTTTACATTACCAGAAAATGTAAATGTTGAAAACGTTAATGCGAGTTATGAAAATGGAGTGTTAGAAATTACACTTCCTAAAAAAGAAGAAGAAAAAGTATTAAAGAGAATGGTTGAGATTTCATAA